A single genomic interval of Camelina sativa cultivar DH55 chromosome 11, Cs, whole genome shotgun sequence harbors:
- the LOC104721196 gene encoding phospholipase D delta: MAAKSPEPTMLLHGDLDLKIVQARRLPNMDMFSEHMRRCFTSCNACTTPATDDDPRDRGEPGDKNIRSHRKVITSDPYVTVVVPQSTLARTRVLKNSQDPTWNENFKISIAHPLSHLEFQVKDDDVFGAQIIGTAKIPVRDIASGERISGWFPVLGASGKPPKKETALYIDMKFTPFDQIHNYRIGIAGDPERKGVKRTYFPVRKGSQVRLYQDAHVMDGMLPEIGLDNGKVYQHGKCWEDICYAVSEAHHMIYIVGWSVFHKIKLVREPTRKLPRGGDLTLGELLKYKSEEGVRVLLLVWDDKTSHDKFGISTPGVMGTHDEETRKFFKHSSVICVLSPRYASSKLGLFKQQVVGTLFTHHQKCVLVDTQAVGNNRKVTAFIGGLDLCDGRYDTPEHRILNDLDTVFKDDFHNPTFPAGTKAPRQPWHDLHCRIDGPAAYDVLMNFEQRWRKATRWKEFSLRLKGKTHWQDDALIRIGRISWILSPVFKFLKDGTSIVPEDEPCVWVSKEDDPENWHCQVFRSIDSGSVKGFPKYEDEAEVQHLECAKRLVVDKSIQTAYIQTIRSAQHFIYIENQYFLGSSYAWPSYKDAGADNLIPMELALKIVSKIRAKERFAVYVVIPLWPEGDPKSGPVQEILYWQSQTMQMMYDVIAKELKAVQSDAHPLDYLNFYCLGKREKLPDNMPATNGNTVSDSYKFQRFMIYVHAKGMIVDDEYVLMGSANINQRSMAGTKDTEIAMGAYQPHYTWNHKGKHPRGQVYGYRMSLWAEHLGKTGDEFVKPSDLECVKNVNEISEGNWKKFIDTEFAELQGHLIKYPLQVDVDGKVSPLPDYESFPDVGGKIIGAHSMALPDTLTT, encoded by the exons ATGGCGGCGAAATCACCGGAACCTACGATGCTTCTACACGGTGACCTCGATTTGAAAATTGTTCAAGCGAGGAGGTTACCAAACATGGATATGTTCTCAGAACATATGCGTCGTTGCTTCACTTCTTGCAACGCCTGTACTACACCAGCCACCGATGACGATCCTAGAGATAGAGGCGAACCCGGCGATAAAAACATCCGTAGCCACCGTAAGGTTATCACCAGCGATCCGTACGTCACCGTCGTCGTCCCGCAGTCGACTCTAGCTCGGACACGCGTTTTGAAAAACTCGCAAGATCCTACTTGGAACGAGAATTTCAAAATCTCCATTGCGCATCCCTTGTCTCATCTCGAGTTCCAGGTCAAGGACGACGACGTTTTCGGTGCGCAAATCATTGGCACGGCTAAGATCCCGGTTCGAGACATCGCATCGGGTGAACGCATATCCGGTTGGTTCCCTGTGCTCGGCGCCTCGGGAAAACCGCCTAAGAAAGAAACCGCTCTGTACATCGATATGAAATTCACTCCGTTCGACCAGATCCATAATTACCGAATTGGAATCGCCGGAGATCCGGAGCGCAAAGGTGTCAAACGGACTTATTTCCCTGTGAGGAAAGGAAGTCAGGTCAGGCTTTACCAGGATGCTCATGTTATGGACGGAATGTTGCCGGAGATTGGGCTGGATAACGGCAAAGTTTATCAGCATGGGAAATGCTGGGAAGATATTTGTTATGCTGTTTCTGAGGCTCACCATATGATTTACATTGTTGGTTGGTCTGTCTTCCATAAGATTAAGCTTGTTAGGGAACCTACTAGGAAATTACCAAGAGGTGGCGATTTGACGCTTGGTGAATTGCTTAAATACAAATCCGAGGAAGGTGTTCGAGTTTTGCTGCTTGTTTGGGACGATAAGACTTCTCATGATAAATTCGGGATAAGCACG CCTGGAGTTATGGGGACACATGATGAGGAGACTAGGAAGTTCTTCAAGCATTCTTCTGTTATATGTGTATTGTCACCTCGATATGCTAGCAGTAAGCTTGGGTTGTTCAAACAACAG GTTGTTGGTACTCTCTTCACGCACCATCAAAAGTGCGTTCTTGTAGACACTCAGGCTGTTGGTAATAATCGTAAGGTCACAGCTTTTATTGGAGGTCTTGATCTTTGTGATGGCCGCTATGACACACCTGAACATAGGATACTCAACGATCTTGACACTGTGTTCAAGGATGATTTTCACAATCCTACATTTCCG GCTGGTACTAAGGCTCCAAGACAACCTTGGCACGATTTGCACTGTAGGATAGATGGGCCTGCGGCATATGATGTTCTCATGAACTTTGAGCAGCGATGGAGAAAGGCAACACGTTGGAAGGAGTTTAGCTTACGTTTGAAGGGGAAAACTCACTGGCAGGATGATGCTTTGATCCGGATAGGACGTATATCATGGATTTTAAGTCCAGTGTTTAAGTTTCTCAAGGATGGTACTTCAATTGTTCCAGAGGACGAGCCATGTGTTTGGGTTTCTAAAGAAGATGATCCTGAGAACTGGCATTGTCAG GTGTTCCGTTCTATTGATTCAGGATCTGTGAAAGGATTTCCAAAATATGAAGATGAGGCTGAGGTTCAG CATCTGGAATGTGCCAAGCGTCTTGTTGTAGATAAAAGCATCCAGACGGCATATATCCAGACAATCAGATCTGCACAGCATTTCATATATATCGAGAATCAGTATTTCCTGGGCTCTTCTTATGCTTGGCCTTCCTATAAAGATGCAG GAGCTGATAATCTTATTCCTATGGAGTTGGCACTAAAGATTGTTAGTAAAATCAGAGCTAAAGAAAGATTTGCTGTGTATGTCGTCATACCATTGTGGCCTGAAGGCGACCCAAAGTCTGGCCCTGTGCAAGAAATTCTATACTGGCAG AGCCAAACTATGCAGATGATGTATGATGTTATAGCAAAAGAACTGAAAGCGGTGCAATCAGATGCTCATCCTCTCGATTACCTTAACTTTTATTGCCTTGGTAAACGAGAGAAACTTCCAGATAATATGCCAGCCACCAATGGCAATACG GTGTCTGATTCTTATAAGTTCCAGCGTTTTATGATTTACGTGCACGCAAAGGGGATGATAGTAGATGATGAGTATGTACTCATGGGATCTGCAAATATCAACCAAAGATCTATGGCTGGCACGAAAGATACCGAAATAGCCATGGGCGCATATCAACCTCATTATACATGGAATCACAAGGGAAAGCACCCACGTGGCCAG GTGTATGGATACAGAATGTCACTATGGGCAGAGCATTTAGGAAAGACTGGAGATGAGTTTGTAAAGCCATCGGATCTGGAATGTGTGAAGAACGTGAACGAAATCTCTgaaggaaactggaaaaaaTTCATAGATACGGAATTCGCAGAGCTACAAGGTCACTTAATAAAGTATCCTCTACAAGTAGACGTTGATGGTAAAGTGAGCCCTCTTCCTGATTACGAGAGTTTCCCAGATGTTGGTGGTAAGATCATCGGAGCTCATTCCATGGCTCTTCCTGACACTTTAACCAcgtaa